In Primulina huaijiensis isolate GDHJ02 chromosome 6, ASM1229523v2, whole genome shotgun sequence, a single window of DNA contains:
- the LOC140979854 gene encoding probable WRKY transcription factor 75 — translation MDNTYTVAQALGAAFTSQNSSAGSTLSPETSLELSDFFEFNDWIDENDPAFLSFTEEYGHLQNPVFTTSHDTEVNSTEISISNKFHDDGIMNNGDSGSGKEKKEIRDKVAFRTKSQIEILDDGFKWRKYGKKMVKNSPNPRNYFKCSVEGCPVKKRVERDKDDPHYVVTTYEGIHNHQGPYL, via the exons ATGGATAATACTTATACGGTTGCACAGGCGCTAGGCGCCGCTTTCACCTCGCAGAACTCATCTGCGGGCAGCACTTTATCCCCCGAGACGAGCCTCGAGCTCTCCGATTTCTTTGAGTTTAATGACTGGATTGATGAGAATGATCCAGCGTTTCTCTCCTTCACAGAAGAATATGGTCATCTGCAGAATCCAGTCTTTACGACGTCTCACGATACGGAAGTTAACTCTACTGAAATTAGCATCAGCAACAAGTTTCATGATGATGGGATTATGAACAACG GAGACAGTGGAAGTGGGAaggagaagaaagaaatcagAGACAAAGTTGCTTTTAGAACCAAGTCACAGATTGAGATATTGGATGATGGATTCAAGTGGAGAAAGTATGGAAAAAAGATGGTGAAAAATAGCCCAAATccaag GAACTACTTCAAGTGCTCGGTCGAAGGGTGCCCAGTGAAGAAAAGAGTCGAAAGGGACAAAGATGATCCACATTACGTTGTAACAACATACGAGGGGATCCATAACCACCAAGGTCCTTACCTCTGA
- the LOC140978845 gene encoding 17.9 kDa class II heat shock protein-like — protein sequence MDLRFIGVETPLLHALHHMLDPSTEAPNNKSTNANKRAHARDAEAMAATPADVIERLDSYVFQIDVPGLKSGDIKVQVEDDNVLVISGDRKAEDEKEGFKYVRKERRIGKLMRKFVLPENANTDKITAVCQDGVLSVTVEKLSPPKPKKPRTIEVNIA from the coding sequence ATGGATTTGAGGTTCATAGGGGTTGAAACTCCGCTCCTCCACGCCTTGCACCACATGCTGGATCCTTCAACGGAAGCTCCAAACAACAAATCAACCAACGCTAATAAAAGAGCTCACGCGCGTGATGCGGAAGCAATGGCGGCGACTCCGGCGGACGTGATAGAACGACTAGATTCATATGTTTTCCAGATAGACGTGCCTGGGTTGAAATCCGGTGACATCAAAGTGCAGGTGGAAGATGACAATGTTCTGGTGATCAGCGGTGACCGGAAAGCAGAGGATGAGAAAGAGGGGTTCAAGTATGTGAGGAAGGAGAGGAGGATCGGTAAACTCATGAGGAAATTCGTGCTGCCAGAAAATGCGAATACCGACAAGATCACGGCGGTGTGCCAGGACGGGGTGCTGAGCGTGACGGTGGAGAAACTGTCGCCCCCGAAACCGAAGAAGCCTAGGACTATTGAAGTTAATATCGCTTGA
- the LOC140979857 gene encoding 25S rRNA (cytosine-C(5))-methyltransferase NSUN5 isoform X1: MPRRKPISSRKTQKTEKNYAEPVNKRRTNAERSAYFARREAAKVLRSTLQGDARQRAVGSIKSLVYSPSIRNKKATFALVCETLKHLSVIKNVLDDANVLSAKWKRQKELIYIITYDTLFGQEGTLTGDAERYVMLKKDALQSALSHILSRNGAKEVKDLVVLDKISDLQKPRFARVNTLKMDTESVISELRKQYKVKKDDMIPDLLILQPRTDLHNHPLIVNGSVFLQGKGSSMVAVALGPEPGWEVIDACAAPGNKTLHLAALMKGRGKIIACERDEKRVKRLKGNVILSGALNVKVKHEDFLNLNPSDPSCAKIRAILLDPSCSGSGTVVDRLDHLLPSYRAGQSDDEIKRLKKLAGFQKRVLEHALSFPAVERIVYSTCSIHQIENEDIINSVLHLASSHGFQLETVFPQWPRRGLPTFDGSEHLLRTDIVEDKEGFFIALFVRKIFQHSEDPVGVLGKKVKVASKFRKPSNIFVAKMLKVPFKPRKKL; this comes from the exons ATGCCGCGGAGGAAGCCGATTTCTAGCCGGAAAACGCAAAAAACGGAGAAAAATTATGCGGAGCCGGTGAACAAGCGGCGTACCAACGCTGAACGCTCCGCTTACTTCGCGCGGAGAGAAGCCGCTAAGGTATTGCGCAGCACACTCCAGGGTGACGCTAGGCAGCGAGCCGTCGGTTCTATTAAATCTTTAGTTTACAGTCCTTCAATCAGAAACAAGAAAGCTACCTTTGCTCTGGTTTGTGAAACACTGAAGC ATCTCTCAGTTATCAAGAATGTGTTAGATGATGCAAATGTTCTAAGTGCTAAGTGGAAG AGGCAGAAggaattaatatatataattacataTGATACTCTTTTTGGTCAG GAGGGTACATTAACTGGTGATGCAGAAAGATATGTTATGCTGAAAAAGGATGCATTGCAATCGGCATTGTCACATATTTTATCTCGTAATGGAGCAAAAGAAGTAAAAGATTTGGTGGTTCTTGATAAAATTAGTG ATTTACAAAAGCCACGATTTGCTCGCGTAAATACTCTGAAGATGGATACAGAATCAGTTATCAGTGAATTAAGGAAACAGTACAAG GTAAAAAAGGATGATATGATTCCTGATTTGTTAATTCTCCAACCACGTACTGATTTGCACAATCATCCTCTAATCGTGAATGGAAGTGTCTTTCTGCAG GGTAAAGGAAGTTCCATGGTTGCTGTAGCCCTTGGACCTGAACCAGGATGGGAG GTCATTGATGCTTGTGCAGCTCCGGGGAACAAAACTCTCCACCTTGCCGCTCTTATGAAGGGTAGGGGGAAAATTATAGCTTGTGAGCGTGACGAAAAAAGGGTCAAGCGCCTGAAAGGAAATGTGATATTGTCTGGGGCTTTGA ATGTGAAAGTTAAGCATGAAGATTTCTTAAACCTCAATCCAAGTGATCCTTCATGTGCCAAG ATTCGTGCTATATTATTAGATCCATCTTGTTCTGGGTCTGGCACTGTTGTAGATAGATTGGACCATTTACTCCCCTCATATAGAGCAg GTCAATCTGATGACGAAATAAAGCGACTTAAAAAGCTTGCGGGTTTTCAGAAGAGGGTTCTGGAACATGCATTATCCT TTCCTGCagttgaaagaattgtttaCAGCACATGCTCCATCCATCAAATAGAGAATGAAGACATAATTAACTCGGTTCTACATCTTGCTTCTTCTCATGGTTTTCAACTGGAAACGGTTTTTCCACAGTGGCCTCGACGGGGACTCCCAACTTTTGATGGAT CTGAACATTTATTAAGGACAGATATAGTGGAAGATAAAGAGGGGTTCTTCATCGCTCTGTTTGTGAGGAAGATCTTTCAGCACTCAGAAGACCCGGTCGGTGTACTTGGAAAGAAAGTAAAAGTTGCAAGTAAATTTAGAAAACCTTCGAACATTTTTGTTGCCAAAATGCTTAAAGTGCCATTTAAACCAAGGAAAAAACTATAA
- the LOC140979857 gene encoding 25S rRNA (cytosine-C(5))-methyltransferase NSUN5 isoform X2 — MPRRKPISSRKTQKTEKNYAEPVNKRRTNAERSAYFARREAAKVLRSTLQGDARQRAVGSIKSLVYSPSIRNKKATFALVCETLKHLSVIKNVLDDANVLSAKWKEGTLTGDAERYVMLKKDALQSALSHILSRNGAKEVKDLVVLDKISDLQKPRFARVNTLKMDTESVISELRKQYKVKKDDMIPDLLILQPRTDLHNHPLIVNGSVFLQGKGSSMVAVALGPEPGWEVIDACAAPGNKTLHLAALMKGRGKIIACERDEKRVKRLKGNVILSGALNVKVKHEDFLNLNPSDPSCAKIRAILLDPSCSGSGTVVDRLDHLLPSYRAGQSDDEIKRLKKLAGFQKRVLEHALSFPAVERIVYSTCSIHQIENEDIINSVLHLASSHGFQLETVFPQWPRRGLPTFDGSEHLLRTDIVEDKEGFFIALFVRKIFQHSEDPVGVLGKKVKVASKFRKPSNIFVAKMLKVPFKPRKKL; from the exons ATGCCGCGGAGGAAGCCGATTTCTAGCCGGAAAACGCAAAAAACGGAGAAAAATTATGCGGAGCCGGTGAACAAGCGGCGTACCAACGCTGAACGCTCCGCTTACTTCGCGCGGAGAGAAGCCGCTAAGGTATTGCGCAGCACACTCCAGGGTGACGCTAGGCAGCGAGCCGTCGGTTCTATTAAATCTTTAGTTTACAGTCCTTCAATCAGAAACAAGAAAGCTACCTTTGCTCTGGTTTGTGAAACACTGAAGC ATCTCTCAGTTATCAAGAATGTGTTAGATGATGCAAATGTTCTAAGTGCTAAGTGGAAG GAGGGTACATTAACTGGTGATGCAGAAAGATATGTTATGCTGAAAAAGGATGCATTGCAATCGGCATTGTCACATATTTTATCTCGTAATGGAGCAAAAGAAGTAAAAGATTTGGTGGTTCTTGATAAAATTAGTG ATTTACAAAAGCCACGATTTGCTCGCGTAAATACTCTGAAGATGGATACAGAATCAGTTATCAGTGAATTAAGGAAACAGTACAAG GTAAAAAAGGATGATATGATTCCTGATTTGTTAATTCTCCAACCACGTACTGATTTGCACAATCATCCTCTAATCGTGAATGGAAGTGTCTTTCTGCAG GGTAAAGGAAGTTCCATGGTTGCTGTAGCCCTTGGACCTGAACCAGGATGGGAG GTCATTGATGCTTGTGCAGCTCCGGGGAACAAAACTCTCCACCTTGCCGCTCTTATGAAGGGTAGGGGGAAAATTATAGCTTGTGAGCGTGACGAAAAAAGGGTCAAGCGCCTGAAAGGAAATGTGATATTGTCTGGGGCTTTGA ATGTGAAAGTTAAGCATGAAGATTTCTTAAACCTCAATCCAAGTGATCCTTCATGTGCCAAG ATTCGTGCTATATTATTAGATCCATCTTGTTCTGGGTCTGGCACTGTTGTAGATAGATTGGACCATTTACTCCCCTCATATAGAGCAg GTCAATCTGATGACGAAATAAAGCGACTTAAAAAGCTTGCGGGTTTTCAGAAGAGGGTTCTGGAACATGCATTATCCT TTCCTGCagttgaaagaattgtttaCAGCACATGCTCCATCCATCAAATAGAGAATGAAGACATAATTAACTCGGTTCTACATCTTGCTTCTTCTCATGGTTTTCAACTGGAAACGGTTTTTCCACAGTGGCCTCGACGGGGACTCCCAACTTTTGATGGAT CTGAACATTTATTAAGGACAGATATAGTGGAAGATAAAGAGGGGTTCTTCATCGCTCTGTTTGTGAGGAAGATCTTTCAGCACTCAGAAGACCCGGTCGGTGTACTTGGAAAGAAAGTAAAAGTTGCAAGTAAATTTAGAAAACCTTCGAACATTTTTGTTGCCAAAATGCTTAAAGTGCCATTTAAACCAAGGAAAAAACTATAA
- the LOC140979853 gene encoding aminopeptidase M1, whose protein sequence is MAEQQKPRYSQFKGQPRLPKFAIPTHYDIRLKPDLIACKFAGAVKISVDVVSDTKFLVLNAAELSINPKSVIFAANDKVVESVEVEVCEDDEIAVVEFKESLPIGVGFLSMEFDGTLNDRMKGFYRSSYEHNGEKKNMAVTQFEPADARRCFPCWDEPACKATFKITLEVPSELVALSNMPVFEEKVNGDLKTVYYQESPIMSTYLVAVVVGLFDYVEDHTPDGILVRVYCQVGKASQGKFALDVAVKTLGLYKDYFEVPYSLPKLDMIAIPDFAAGAMENYGLVTYRETALLYDDKHSAAANKQRVAIVVAHELAHQWFGNLVTMEWWTHLWLNEGFATWVSYLAADSLFPEWQVWTQFLEQSTEGLRLDGLAESHPIEVDINHAGEIDEIFDAISYRKGASVIRMLQSYLGPECFQRALASYIKRYACSNAKTEDLWSVLQEESGEPVNKLMNSWTKQKGYPVVSVKMRDQILVFEQSQFLLSGSHGDGQWIVPITLCCGSYYSRKSFLLQTKNDTLDVKDLFSGTSGRPWIKINVDQTSFFRVRYDDDLSAMLRDAIERKSLSTSDKYGILDDYYALSMACQQSLTSLLSLMAAYREEHDYTVLSNLIGIASKVARIVADAAPELLEDLKLFFINLFQYSAERLGWDPKQGESHLDAMLRGELLTALAAFGHDTTLDEGNRRFHLFLEDRNTPVLPPDLRRAVYVAVMHNVSKSNRSGYESLLKVYRETDLSQEKTRILGSLASCRDPEIIQEFLNFLFSPEVRSQDAVFGLSVSKDAREVAWNWLQHNWDQICKTYGAGFLITRFISAIVSPFSSYEKAEEVEHFFASRMKPYIARTLKQSIERVHINTAWIRSIQTEKHLAEAVKELAYRKY, encoded by the exons ATGGCGGAGCAACAGAAACCACGATACTCACAATTCAAAGGCCAGCCGCGGCTCCCCAAATTCGCCATTCCTACTCACTATGATATCAGACTCAAGCCTGACCTCATCGCCTGCAAATTCGCTGGCGCCGTTAAAATCTCCGTTGACGTCGTTTCCGACACGAAGTTCCTTGTCCTCAACGCTGCCGAGCTATCCATCAATCCTAAATCCGTTATCTTCGCTGCGAATGATAAG GTTGTGGAATCGGTGGAAGTGGAGGTGTGTGAGGATGATGAGATAGCGGTCGTGGAGTTCAAGGAGAGTTTGCCCATTGGAGTCGGGTTTTTGAGCATGGAATTCGATGGGACACTGAACGATAGGATGAAAGGATTTTATAGAAg CTCCTATGAACATAATGGTGAGAAGAAAAATATGGCTGTTACACAGTTTGAACCAGCTGATGCAAGGAGATGCTTTCCATGTTGGGATGAGCCAGCTTGTAAG GCCACTTTCAAGATTACATTGGAAGTTCCTTCAGAACTAGTTGCTCTTTCAAATATGCCTGTCTTTGAAGAAAAAGTGAATGGAGATCTCAAGACAGTGTATTATCAAGAATCACCAATCATGTCAACTTACTTGGTGGCAGTTGTTGTTGGCTTGTTTGATTACGTTGAAGATCATACACCTGATG GAATTCTTGTTAGGGTATACTGCCAGGTTGGCAAAGCTAGTCAAGGAAAATTTGCCCTGGATGTTGCTGTTAAAACACTTGGCCTTTATAAAGA CTATTTTGAGGTGCCATATTCATTACCCAAATTGGACATGATTGCAATTCCTGATTTTGCTGCTGGGGCTATGGAGAACTATGGTCTTGTGACATACCGAGAAACAGCATTGCTTTATGATGATAAGCATTCTGCGGCGGCGAATAAACAGAGG GTTGCTATTGTTGTTGCTCATGAACTAGCACATCAGTGGTTTGGTAATCTTGTGACAATGGAATGGTGGACTCATTTATGGCTGAATGAGGGATTTGCTACATGG GTTAGTTATTTAGCCGCTGATAGCTTGTTTCCAGAGTGGCAAGTTTGGACGCAGTTTCTTGAACAGAGTACAGAGGGACTTCGACTAGATGGGCTTGCAGAATCTCATCCCATTGAG GTGGATATTAATCATGCTGGTGAAATTGATGAAATTTTTGATGCAATCAGTTACAGGAAGGGTGCGTCTGTCATTCGGATGCTACAAAGCTACCTTGGGCCTGAATGTTTTCAG AGGGCACTTGCATCGTACATTAAAAGATATGCTTGCTCAAATGCAAAGACGGAAGATTTGTGGTCAGTTCTTCAGGAAGAATCTGGTGAACCTGTGAACAAGCTCATGAACTCTTGGACAAAGCAGAAAGGCTATCCTGTTGTTTCAGTGAAAATGAGAGACCAAATTTTGGTGTTTGAGCAG TCACAATTTTTGCTCAGTGGTTCTCATGGTGATGGTCAATGGATAGTTCCAATAACTCTCTGCTGTGGCTCTTACTATTCCCGCAAAAGTTTCTTGTTGCAAACCAAAAATGATACTCTTGATGTGAAGGACCTTTTTAGTGGCACATCTGGTAGGCCTTGGATTAAGATTAATGTGGATCAGACTAGTTTCTTTCGGGTGAGGTATGATGATGACTTATCAGCCATGCTAAGGGATGCAATAGAAAGAAAGTCTTTGTCAACCAGTGATAAATATG GAATATTGGATGACTATTACGCATTGTCCATGGCATGCCAGCAGTCCCTGACCTCTTTGCTGTCTTTGATGGCTGCTTATCGCGAAGAGCATGATTACACCGTCCTTTCAAACTTGATCGGT ATTGCCTCTAAAGTTGCAAGAATTGTTGCTGATGCTGCTCCTGAATTGCTGGAAGatcttaaattatttttcatcaacCTTTTCCAGTATTCTGCAGA GAGGCTTGGTTGGGATCCTAAACAAGGAGAAAGCCACCTTGATGCCATGTTACGAGGGGAGCTCTTGACCGCATTGGCTGCTTTTGGGCATGACACAACACTAGATGAAGGAAACAGGCGCTTTCACTTGTTTTTGGAAGACAGAAATACACCCGTTCTTCCTCCTGATTTGAGAAGG GCAGTATATGTTGCTGTAATGCATAACGTGAGTAAATCAAACAGATCTGGGTATGAATCTCTTCTAAAAGTCTATAGAGAGACCGACCTCAGCCAGGAGAAGACACGAATTTTAG GTTCACTGGCGTCCTGCCGGGATCCTGAAATAATTCAagaatttcttaattttttgttttctcctGAG GTAAGGAGTCAAGATGCTGTTTTTGGACTGTCAGTTAGCAAGGATGCTCGTGAAGTAGCTTGGAATTGGTTGCAA CACAATTGGGATCAGATTTGTAAAACTTATGGTGCTGGATTCCTTATAACTCGCTTCATCAGTGCAATAGTATCACCG TTCTCTTCTTATGAGAAGGCTGAAGAAGTAGAACATTTTTTTGCAAGCCGAATGAAACCTTACATTGCCAGGACGTTAAAGCAAAGCATCGAAAGGGTTCACATCAATACCGCATGGATCAGAAGCATTCAAACTGAAAAACATCTTGCTGAAGCTGTGAAAGAGCTAGCATATAGGAAGTATTAG